One Thermofilum pendens Hrk 5 DNA segment encodes these proteins:
- a CDS encoding peptidase M50 has translation MRSYPLFYRGELLELLLSTIAVFLVFAAPYLPRLTLAGALVLFALAFLAYVPHELAHKFIAQYYGYPAKYSIVKELFLLTLVTAIPGIPLKLIAPGTVYIYAPLIDKRRNGIISAAGPATNIVLGLVALWSGGSLASSVASLSGWIALFNLVPFGPLDGKKIAEWNLAVWLALLAPALWLTFFA, from the coding sequence ATGCGGAGCTACCCGCTCTTCTACAGGGGCGAGCTGCTAGAGCTACTTCTCTCCACGATAGCCGTCTTCCTGGTATTCGCCGCGCCGTATCTCCCGAGGTTAACCCTGGCGGGGGCCCTCGTGCTGTTCGCGCTCGCGTTTCTCGCCTACGTGCCGCACGAGCTTGCGCACAAGTTCATAGCGCAGTACTACGGGTACCCGGCTAAGTACTCGATAGTCAAGGAGCTCTTCCTCCTAACCCTGGTCACCGCGATACCCGGTATTCCACTCAAGCTCATCGCCCCCGGAACTGTCTACATATACGCGCCGCTAATAGACAAGCGCAGGAACGGGATCATCTCCGCGGCGGGTCCTGCGACGAACATCGTGCTCGGGCTAGTAGCGCTGTGGAGCGGGGGTAGCCTCGCCTCCTCGGTGGCAAGCCTGAGCGGCTGGATCGCGCTGTTTAACCTCGTACCCTTCGGGCCCCTCGACGGGAAGAAAATAGCGGAGTGGAACCTCGCCGTATGGCTCGCTCTGCTCGCCCCCGCTCTGTGGCTAACTTTCTTCGCGTAG